The following are encoded together in the Hoplias malabaricus isolate fHopMal1 chromosome 3, fHopMal1.hap1, whole genome shotgun sequence genome:
- the ttll3 gene encoding tubulin monoglycylase TTLL3 isoform X2 has product MQLISTATKAEVDFKSSVELSKMQQLMSVPPMEGRVRCSRALPALNLDRLKMAKAQVDKAVKERKVFSIDGPYPVIRTALKARGWVERRLPRHAPQGCRHGDQDAEGMEEADSDDDDGAERGQDKESDGTDDMSDLMVGLCTSLRNLLWYDSTDPDSFFPRCYRLGAEDEKHAFTEDFRRTACTSLLRYVVERAEGEGEDTTGELYNVKHSQGVHNQRKPQAKSKLGAGLIDTALYVCQEYLNSREHKDIDVALDSPPSLSEQQWNDFIQNYYLVIHDDMIIEGCSEYTERCKSMLTQMQKVCPQLETDGLSNIWIIKPGALSRGRGIVCMNRLEEILNLVDSDSALAKDSKWVVQKYIERPLLVHGTKFDLRQWFLVTDWNPLTVWFYDECYLRFSTQPYSTLRLDSSVHLCNNSIQKHFRASASRDPSLPAENMWSCSEFCSWLESAGRGRLWEELVLPGMRRAVVQTLLTAQDSVEPRKASFELYGADFILGHDLQPWLLEINVSPTMSPSTAVTARLCPAVQEDTLRVVLERRYNHNAHTGGFQLIYKQAAVEVPQYVGINLLVEGAQIRRPRVSPCKTFIHSQYELLRRSRPALKPSGLPTDEENQSEVVKRTWPSVSRKDTIERSSTSQPLLEKRRRRKALPSSSCLLPSLSDRHQLHTSHCHRHTYAEPSHTRSRWTNRTLLTLTRLSPSLEIISLQPGSKYCQSTPTHSFHTPCPHLSHNPMQASVPLTNAPATHRRL; this is encoded by the exons ATGCAGCTAATTTCTACAGCAACGAAGGCTGAGGTGGATTTCAAGAGTTCAGTTGAGCTCTCAAAAATGCAGCAGCTCATGTCag tgCCTCCAATGGAGGGCAGGGTACGGTGCAGTCGTGCACTTCCTgcactaaacctggacagactAAAAATGGCCAAGGCTCAAGTGGACAAAGCTGTAAAG GAAAGGAAGGTGTTCTCAATTGACGGTCCATACCCTGTGATTCGCACTGCTCTGAAAGCCAGGGGGTGGGTGGAACGTCGACTTCCTCGCCACGCTCCACAGGGTTGTCGCCATGGAGACCAGGATGCGGAGGGCATGGAAGAGGCTGAcagcgatgatgatgatg gtgcagagagaggacaggacAAAGAGAGTGATGGCACAGATGATATGTCAGACCTTATG GTGGGCTTGTGTACGAGTTTAAGGAATCTCCTGTGGTATGACTCCACTGATCCTGATTCCTTCTTCCCACGCTGCTACAGGCTGGGGGCGGAGGATGAAAAACATGCTTTCACTG AGGACTTTAGGCGTACTGCATGCACAAGTCTTTTGCGTTATGTGGTGGAGAGGGctgaaggagaaggagaggacACAACGGGAGAACTATATAATGTTAAACACTCGCAGG GTGTGCATAATCAGCGTAAACCACAAGCCAAATCAAAGCTTGGAGCTGGGTTGATTGACACAGCTCTGTACGTGTGTCAGGAGTATCTGAACAGTCGAGAGCACAAGGATATAGACGTGGCTTTGgactctcctccctctctttcagaGCAGCAGTGGAATGACTTTATCCAGAATTACTACCTTGTTATTCA TGATGATATGATAATAGAGGGGTGTAGTGAGTACACAGAGCGCTGTAAGTCCATGTTAACCCAAATGCAGAAGGTGTGCCCACAGCTGGAAACTGATGGACTTAGTAACATCTGGATTATCAAACCAGGGGCCCTCTCACGAGGCAGGG GTATAGTGTGTATGAACAGGTTGGAGGAGATACTGAATTTAGTGGACTCTGACTCTGCTCTGGCTAAAGACAGTAAGTGGGTGGTGCAGAAGTATATAGAGCGCCCTCTGCTGGTTCACGGCACTAAGTTTGATCTCCGTCAGTGGTTCCTGGTGACGGACTGGAACCCTCTCACGGTCTGGTTTTACGACGAGTGTTACCTGCGTTTCTCCACCCAGCCGTACTCCACCCTCAGACTGGACAG CTCTGTCCATCTTTGCAACAACTCCATCCAGAAGCATTTCCGAGCTAGTGCAAGTCGTGACCCCTCGCTGCCGGCTGAAAACATGTGGTCATGTTCAGAGTTCTGTTCCTGGCTGGAATCTGCAGGCCGTGGCCGACTTTGGGAAGAGCTAGTGCTCCCAGGCATGAGGCGGGCAGTCGTCCAGACGCTGCTGACAGCACAGGACAGTGTAGAGCCTCGTAAGGCAAGCTTTGAGCTCTATGGGGCAGACTTTATTCTGGGGCATGACCTACAACCATGGCTGCTGGAGATCAATGTCAGCCCCACCATGTCACCTTCCACAGCTGTAACTGCCCGTCTCTGTCCAGCTGTGCAGGAGGACACCCTGCGTGTTGTGCTGGAACGACGTTACAACCACAACGCACACACTGGAGGATTTCAGCTCATTTACAAACAG GCAGCCGTAGAGGTTCCTCAGTATGTAGGCATTAACCTTCTGGTGGAAGGGGCTCAGATCAGACGTCCTCGGGTCTCTCCATGTAAGACATTTATCCACTCTCAGTATGAGCTTTTACGCAGATCCAGACCTGCGCTGAAGCCCAGTGGGCTTCCCACTGATGAAGAGAACCAGTCTGAGGTAGTGAAGAGGACCTGGCCCAGTGTTTCTCGAAAGGACACAATAGAGCGGTCCTCCACCAGTCAACCTTTACTGGAGAAAAGACGACGCAGAAAAGCTTTGCCATCATCCTCTTGCCTTCTGCCCAGCCTTTCTGACCGTCATCAACTTCACACTTCACATTGTCATAGGCACACATACGCTGAaccctcacacactcgctctcgCTGGACAAATAGAACATTGTTGACCCTCACTCGCCTCAGCCCATCACTGGAGATTATCAGTTTACAGCCTGGATCCAAGTACTGCCAgagcacacccacacactcatttCACACACCTTGTCCACACCTTTCACACAACCCTATGCAGGCATCAGTGCCTCTCACCAATGCACCAGCAACACACAGACGCCTATAA
- the ttll3 gene encoding tubulin monoglycylase TTLL3 isoform X1: MQLISTATKAEVDFKSSVELSKMQQLMSVPPMEGRVRCSRALPALNLDRLKMAKAQVDKAVKERKVFSIDGPYPVIRTALKARGWVERRLPRHAPQGCRHGDQDAEGMEEADSDDDDGAERGQDKESDGTDDMSDLMSRLVRNETTYFYWTTRRDTVDYLFLKKDQMTNHYAKAGSFTTKVGLCTSLRNLLWYDSTDPDSFFPRCYRLGAEDEKHAFTEDFRRTACTSLLRYVVERAEGEGEDTTGELYNVKHSQGVHNQRKPQAKSKLGAGLIDTALYVCQEYLNSREHKDIDVALDSPPSLSEQQWNDFIQNYYLVIHDDMIIEGCSEYTERCKSMLTQMQKVCPQLETDGLSNIWIIKPGALSRGRGIVCMNRLEEILNLVDSDSALAKDSKWVVQKYIERPLLVHGTKFDLRQWFLVTDWNPLTVWFYDECYLRFSTQPYSTLRLDSSVHLCNNSIQKHFRASASRDPSLPAENMWSCSEFCSWLESAGRGRLWEELVLPGMRRAVVQTLLTAQDSVEPRKASFELYGADFILGHDLQPWLLEINVSPTMSPSTAVTARLCPAVQEDTLRVVLERRYNHNAHTGGFQLIYKQAAVEVPQYVGINLLVEGAQIRRPRVSPCKTFIHSQYELLRRSRPALKPSGLPTDEENQSEVVKRTWPSVSRKDTIERSSTSQPLLEKRRRRKALPSSSCLLPSLSDRHQLHTSHCHRHTYAEPSHTRSRWTNRTLLTLTRLSPSLEIISLQPGSKYCQSTPTHSFHTPCPHLSHNPMQASVPLTNAPATHRRL, encoded by the exons ATGCAGCTAATTTCTACAGCAACGAAGGCTGAGGTGGATTTCAAGAGTTCAGTTGAGCTCTCAAAAATGCAGCAGCTCATGTCag tgCCTCCAATGGAGGGCAGGGTACGGTGCAGTCGTGCACTTCCTgcactaaacctggacagactAAAAATGGCCAAGGCTCAAGTGGACAAAGCTGTAAAG GAAAGGAAGGTGTTCTCAATTGACGGTCCATACCCTGTGATTCGCACTGCTCTGAAAGCCAGGGGGTGGGTGGAACGTCGACTTCCTCGCCACGCTCCACAGGGTTGTCGCCATGGAGACCAGGATGCGGAGGGCATGGAAGAGGCTGAcagcgatgatgatgatg gtgcagagagaggacaggacAAAGAGAGTGATGGCACAGATGATATGTCAGACCTTATG TCTCGCCTGGTGCGCAACgaaaccacatatttctactgGACCACCAGGAGGGACACAGTGGACTATCTGTTCTTAAAAAAAGACCAAATGACTAATCACTATGCTAAAGCTGGATCCTTCACCACCAAG GTGGGCTTGTGTACGAGTTTAAGGAATCTCCTGTGGTATGACTCCACTGATCCTGATTCCTTCTTCCCACGCTGCTACAGGCTGGGGGCGGAGGATGAAAAACATGCTTTCACTG AGGACTTTAGGCGTACTGCATGCACAAGTCTTTTGCGTTATGTGGTGGAGAGGGctgaaggagaaggagaggacACAACGGGAGAACTATATAATGTTAAACACTCGCAGG GTGTGCATAATCAGCGTAAACCACAAGCCAAATCAAAGCTTGGAGCTGGGTTGATTGACACAGCTCTGTACGTGTGTCAGGAGTATCTGAACAGTCGAGAGCACAAGGATATAGACGTGGCTTTGgactctcctccctctctttcagaGCAGCAGTGGAATGACTTTATCCAGAATTACTACCTTGTTATTCA TGATGATATGATAATAGAGGGGTGTAGTGAGTACACAGAGCGCTGTAAGTCCATGTTAACCCAAATGCAGAAGGTGTGCCCACAGCTGGAAACTGATGGACTTAGTAACATCTGGATTATCAAACCAGGGGCCCTCTCACGAGGCAGGG GTATAGTGTGTATGAACAGGTTGGAGGAGATACTGAATTTAGTGGACTCTGACTCTGCTCTGGCTAAAGACAGTAAGTGGGTGGTGCAGAAGTATATAGAGCGCCCTCTGCTGGTTCACGGCACTAAGTTTGATCTCCGTCAGTGGTTCCTGGTGACGGACTGGAACCCTCTCACGGTCTGGTTTTACGACGAGTGTTACCTGCGTTTCTCCACCCAGCCGTACTCCACCCTCAGACTGGACAG CTCTGTCCATCTTTGCAACAACTCCATCCAGAAGCATTTCCGAGCTAGTGCAAGTCGTGACCCCTCGCTGCCGGCTGAAAACATGTGGTCATGTTCAGAGTTCTGTTCCTGGCTGGAATCTGCAGGCCGTGGCCGACTTTGGGAAGAGCTAGTGCTCCCAGGCATGAGGCGGGCAGTCGTCCAGACGCTGCTGACAGCACAGGACAGTGTAGAGCCTCGTAAGGCAAGCTTTGAGCTCTATGGGGCAGACTTTATTCTGGGGCATGACCTACAACCATGGCTGCTGGAGATCAATGTCAGCCCCACCATGTCACCTTCCACAGCTGTAACTGCCCGTCTCTGTCCAGCTGTGCAGGAGGACACCCTGCGTGTTGTGCTGGAACGACGTTACAACCACAACGCACACACTGGAGGATTTCAGCTCATTTACAAACAG GCAGCCGTAGAGGTTCCTCAGTATGTAGGCATTAACCTTCTGGTGGAAGGGGCTCAGATCAGACGTCCTCGGGTCTCTCCATGTAAGACATTTATCCACTCTCAGTATGAGCTTTTACGCAGATCCAGACCTGCGCTGAAGCCCAGTGGGCTTCCCACTGATGAAGAGAACCAGTCTGAGGTAGTGAAGAGGACCTGGCCCAGTGTTTCTCGAAAGGACACAATAGAGCGGTCCTCCACCAGTCAACCTTTACTGGAGAAAAGACGACGCAGAAAAGCTTTGCCATCATCCTCTTGCCTTCTGCCCAGCCTTTCTGACCGTCATCAACTTCACACTTCACATTGTCATAGGCACACATACGCTGAaccctcacacactcgctctcgCTGGACAAATAGAACATTGTTGACCCTCACTCGCCTCAGCCCATCACTGGAGATTATCAGTTTACAGCCTGGATCCAAGTACTGCCAgagcacacccacacactcatttCACACACCTTGTCCACACCTTTCACACAACCCTATGCAGGCATCAGTGCCTCTCACCAATGCACCAGCAACACACAGACGCCTATAA